The Corallococcus soli genome includes a window with the following:
- a CDS encoding alpha/beta fold hydrolase, with product MALELDDWGGTGPLLHFACANGFPPETYRKLFARLATRYHVVSLRTRPLVPDEDPKRLTTWGELGDDLARELKARGRSGVLGVGHSVGGASTLMASAANPGLFRAVVALDPVLITGARAWAVRLMKLLGRMDRTAIVQGALRRRDRWPTREEAAEAYRSRKLFRDWDADCFNDYITHGLVPTPEGDFKLRIPREWEARIFETFPADPWKLIRANAAPTLVLRGEKSDTLLPAALARVERELPLAKCDVLPLASHLFPLEQPRETADRVLAFLEHLPPEK from the coding sequence ATGGCCTTGGAGCTGGATGATTGGGGCGGCACGGGGCCGCTCCTGCACTTCGCCTGCGCGAACGGGTTTCCGCCGGAGACGTACCGCAAGCTCTTCGCGCGGCTGGCGACGCGCTACCACGTGGTGTCGCTGCGCACGCGGCCGCTGGTGCCGGACGAGGATCCGAAGCGGCTCACGACCTGGGGCGAGCTGGGCGACGACCTGGCGCGGGAGCTCAAGGCGCGGGGCCGCTCGGGCGTGCTGGGCGTGGGCCACAGCGTGGGCGGGGCCAGCACGCTGATGGCGTCCGCCGCGAACCCCGGCCTGTTCCGCGCGGTGGTGGCGTTGGATCCGGTGCTCATCACCGGCGCGCGGGCCTGGGCGGTGCGCCTGATGAAGCTGCTGGGCCGCATGGACCGCACCGCCATCGTGCAGGGCGCGCTGCGCCGGCGGGACCGGTGGCCGACGCGCGAGGAGGCCGCGGAGGCGTACCGCTCCCGCAAGCTGTTCCGCGACTGGGACGCGGACTGCTTCAACGACTACATCACCCACGGGCTGGTGCCGACGCCGGAGGGCGACTTCAAGCTGCGCATCCCGCGCGAGTGGGAGGCCCGCATCTTCGAGACCTTCCCCGCGGACCCCTGGAAGCTCATCCGCGCCAACGCCGCGCCCACGCTGGTGCTCCGCGGTGAGAAGTCGGACACGCTGCTGCCCGCGGCGCTGGCCCGGGTGGAGCGCGAACTGCCCCTGGCGAAGTGCGACGTGCTGCCGCTCGCGTCCCACCTGTTCCCGCTGGAGCAGCCGCGTGAGACGGCCGACCGCGTGCTCGCGTTCCTGGAGCACCTGCCGCCGGAGAAGTGA
- a CDS encoding NifU family protein: protein MSVNIQLEWTPNPSTLKYVVDRKLLGGGAVNFTNRGDAEAKSPLALRLMDIQGVTAVMLGTNFVTVTKGDSGEWDELNDSVMATLDTHLTEGLPVVDEAALAASRQTSSQEGSIEQRIQTILDDEIRPAVAQDGGDITLDRFEDGIVYLHMKGSCAGCPSSTATLKMGIEGRLREAIPEVMEVVSV from the coding sequence ATGTCCGTGAACATCCAGCTCGAGTGGACCCCCAACCCCAGCACGTTGAAGTACGTGGTGGACCGCAAGCTGCTGGGCGGTGGCGCCGTGAACTTCACCAACCGGGGTGACGCGGAGGCGAAGTCGCCGCTGGCCCTGCGGCTGATGGACATCCAGGGCGTCACCGCGGTGATGCTCGGCACCAACTTCGTCACCGTGACGAAGGGCGACTCCGGTGAATGGGACGAGCTCAACGACTCCGTGATGGCCACGCTGGACACGCACCTCACGGAGGGGCTGCCCGTGGTGGACGAGGCCGCGCTCGCGGCGTCGCGCCAGACGTCCTCCCAGGAGGGCTCCATCGAGCAGCGCATCCAGACCATCCTGGACGATGAGATCCGTCCGGCGGTGGCGCAGGACGGCGGCGACATCACGCTGGACCGCTTCGAGGACGGCATCGTGTACCTGCACATGAAGGGCTCGTGCGCGGGCTGCCCGTCGTCCACCGCGACGCTGAAGATGGGCATCGAGGGCCGCCTGCGCGAGGCCATCCCGGAAGTGATGGAAGTGGTGTCCGTCTGA
- a CDS encoding methyl-accepting chemotaxis protein, producing the protein MKSTAPLNVSFLRGLGLAPKFVLVTAVVSAAVAVLLTFIATNQLQANLEERHIIEGQAVALSLSIATEQGLAAGMPSLQPLISPFLGRDDLAYLFIQDASGKVLVHTFNGAFPEALKVATEAPAVVGHDGLRVIPELRLQRGGRTLVGTDVAAPVAGGRLGTVHVGMAREFIEAKVGGLRWQMLLFALLLELAGVVVAALFGRSIVRPLAELTSVAGHIVASGDLTRPITVRGNDEVGRLSNSFSQMVGKLREVTLNLQHAATALTQSTEHLNASSTEQAQTISRQAAALQETQVTAQEIKQTSTLAAQKAESVLSVAERADSLAKAGEDSIEQTMAGLNDIRAQVGEIAEKILELGERTRQIGGITQTVKDLADQSNMLALNAAIEAVRSGEHGKGFSVVAREIRALADQSIQATTRVRELLDDIANSVTAAVRITERGAERMEAGLEQVRTSGQNLRELSSIVQDNAAAVRQIAAAVNQQNVGINQITLAVNDLSRMMDDTVARIGSTGEAATTLQIISEQLSSAVGAYKVDAKKP; encoded by the coding sequence GTGAAGTCGACCGCCCCGCTCAACGTCTCCTTCCTGCGTGGGCTCGGGCTCGCGCCGAAGTTCGTGCTCGTCACGGCGGTCGTCAGCGCCGCCGTGGCCGTGCTGCTCACCTTCATCGCCACGAACCAGCTCCAGGCCAACCTGGAGGAGCGCCACATCATCGAAGGGCAGGCCGTGGCGCTGAGCCTGTCCATCGCCACGGAGCAGGGCCTTGCCGCGGGCATGCCGTCGCTCCAGCCCCTCATCAGCCCGTTCCTGGGGCGCGACGACCTGGCGTACCTCTTCATCCAGGACGCCTCCGGCAAGGTGCTGGTGCACACCTTCAACGGCGCCTTCCCGGAGGCGCTGAAGGTCGCCACCGAGGCCCCGGCGGTGGTGGGCCATGACGGCCTGCGCGTCATCCCGGAGCTGCGGCTGCAGCGGGGCGGCAGGACGCTGGTGGGCACGGACGTGGCGGCGCCGGTGGCCGGGGGACGGCTGGGCACCGTGCACGTGGGCATGGCGCGCGAGTTCATCGAAGCGAAGGTGGGCGGGCTGCGCTGGCAGATGCTGCTGTTCGCGCTGCTGCTGGAGCTGGCCGGCGTCGTGGTGGCGGCGCTGTTCGGCCGCAGCATCGTGCGGCCGCTGGCGGAGCTCACGTCGGTGGCGGGCCACATCGTGGCGTCCGGCGACCTCACGCGTCCCATCACGGTGCGGGGCAACGACGAGGTGGGGCGGCTGTCCAACTCCTTCTCGCAGATGGTGGGCAAGCTGCGCGAGGTCACCCTCAACCTCCAGCACGCGGCCACCGCGCTCACCCAGTCCACCGAGCACCTCAACGCGTCCTCCACGGAGCAGGCGCAGACCATCTCGCGCCAGGCCGCCGCGCTGCAGGAGACGCAGGTGACGGCGCAGGAGATAAAGCAGACCTCCACGCTGGCCGCCCAGAAGGCGGAGAGCGTGCTCAGCGTGGCCGAGCGCGCCGACTCCCTGGCGAAGGCGGGCGAGGACTCCATCGAGCAGACGATGGCGGGCCTCAACGACATCCGCGCGCAGGTGGGGGAGATCGCGGAGAAGATTCTGGAGCTGGGCGAGCGCACCCGCCAGATTGGCGGCATCACCCAGACGGTGAAGGACCTGGCGGACCAGTCCAACATGCTCGCGCTCAACGCGGCCATTGAAGCGGTGCGCTCCGGCGAGCACGGCAAGGGCTTCAGCGTCGTGGCCCGTGAAATCCGCGCGCTGGCGGACCAGTCCATCCAGGCGACGACGCGCGTGCGGGAGCTGCTGGACGACATCGCCAACTCCGTCACCGCCGCGGTGCGCATCACCGAGCGCGGCGCGGAGCGCATGGAGGCGGGCCTGGAGCAGGTGCGCACCAGCGGGCAGAACCTGCGCGAGCTGTCCTCCATCGTCCAGGACAACGCCGCCGCCGTCCGGCAGATCGCCGCCGCGGTGAACCAGCAGAACGTGGGCATCAATCAAATCACCCTCGCGGTGAACGACTTGTCCCGGATGATGGACGACACCGTGGCGCGCATCGGGTCCACCGGCGAGGCGGCCACCACGCTGCAGATCATCTCCGAGCAGCTCTCCAGCGCCGTGGGCGCGTACAAGGTGGACGCGAAGAAGCCGTAG
- a CDS encoding ATP-dependent Clp protease adaptor ClpS, which produces MAQKHQHDDGQVVTETVPKQKLKRPTLYKVLLHNDNYTTREFVVAVLKEIFHKSETDAVQIMMHVHYNGIGVAGVYTYDVAETKLKTVEAAARDNGFPLRLSMEPEEG; this is translated from the coding sequence ATGGCGCAGAAGCACCAACATGATGACGGCCAGGTCGTCACGGAGACCGTCCCCAAGCAGAAGCTGAAGAGGCCGACGCTCTACAAGGTCCTCCTGCACAACGACAACTACACCACGCGGGAGTTCGTGGTGGCCGTGCTCAAGGAGATCTTCCACAAGTCGGAGACGGATGCCGTGCAGATCATGATGCACGTTCATTACAACGGCATCGGCGTGGCCGGCGTTTATACCTACGACGTCGCAGAGACGAAGCTCAAGACAGTGGAGGCCGCGGCGCGGGACAACGGGTTCCCCCTGCGGCTGTCCATGGAACCCGAGGAAGGCTGA
- a CDS encoding GNAT family N-acetyltransferase — protein sequence MSAPLPTTLRLLTSITDVPQTAWDALVDPGSMPFLEWAFLAALEESGSVVPERGWHPRHLTLWRGSRLVAAAPAYLKDDSHGEFVFDAAWATAAERAGLRYYPKLVLAVPFTPATGRRVLVAPGEDRPTREAELYGAALEYARAEGLSSVHVLFPTPEELPVLEAQGYAVRLGVQYQWTNTGYRTFEDFLARFHSKRRHQLRRELAAPDTQGITFRTLRGEALEELEPASAHQLYVATVDRYPWGVRSLTPDFFARLLGGFRHRCEFVEARREGRRVAGAFNFIGPRTLFGRYWGALEEHPFLHFNVCLYQPVEACIARGLERFEPGAGGEHKLTRGFEPHLTYSAHLFLHPGLDRAVRGFLAHERAAVESGLPLWWAETGFKERV from the coding sequence ATGTCCGCCCCGCTTCCCACCACGCTGCGCCTGCTCACGTCCATCACCGACGTCCCCCAGACGGCCTGGGACGCGCTGGTGGACCCGGGCTCCATGCCCTTCCTGGAGTGGGCCTTCCTGGCCGCCCTGGAGGAGAGCGGCAGCGTGGTGCCCGAGCGCGGCTGGCACCCCCGCCACCTCACCCTCTGGAGGGGCTCGCGCCTGGTGGCCGCCGCGCCCGCGTACCTGAAGGACGACAGCCACGGCGAGTTCGTCTTCGACGCCGCCTGGGCCACCGCCGCCGAGCGCGCCGGCCTGCGCTACTACCCCAAGCTGGTGCTCGCGGTGCCCTTCACCCCCGCCACGGGCCGCCGCGTGCTGGTGGCCCCCGGCGAGGACCGCCCCACCCGCGAGGCGGAGCTGTACGGCGCCGCCCTGGAGTACGCCCGCGCGGAGGGGCTCTCCAGCGTCCACGTCCTCTTCCCCACCCCGGAGGAGCTGCCGGTGCTGGAGGCCCAGGGCTACGCGGTGCGCCTGGGCGTGCAGTACCAGTGGACGAACACCGGCTACCGGACGTTCGAGGACTTCCTCGCCCGCTTCCACTCCAAGCGGCGCCACCAGCTCCGGCGCGAGCTGGCCGCCCCTGACACCCAGGGCATCACCTTCCGCACCCTGCGGGGCGAGGCCCTGGAGGAGCTGGAGCCCGCGAGCGCGCACCAGCTCTACGTGGCCACGGTGGACCGCTACCCCTGGGGGGTGCGGTCGCTGACGCCGGACTTCTTCGCCCGCCTGCTCGGAGGCTTCCGGCACCGGTGTGAGTTCGTGGAGGCCCGCCGGGAAGGCCGGCGGGTGGCGGGGGCGTTCAACTTCATCGGGCCGCGCACGCTGTTCGGCCGTTATTGGGGAGCGCTCGAGGAGCACCCGTTCCTGCACTTCAATGTCTGCCTCTACCAGCCGGTGGAGGCCTGCATCGCGCGGGGGCTGGAGCGCTTCGAGCCCGGGGCCGGGGGCGAGCACAAGCTCACCCGGGGATTCGAGCCGCACCTCACGTACAGTGCGCATCTCTTCCTCCACCCCGGATTGGACCGGGCGGTGCGCGGCTTCCTGGCGCACGAGCGGGCGGCCGTCGAAAGCGGCCTGCCCCTCTGGTGGGCGGAGACGGGTTTCAAGGAGCGGGTCTGA
- a CDS encoding class I SAM-dependent methyltransferase, whose product MPVVHRDAEDGHRGPPARGHPGSDGSGVRLRRNVKAPQVRKELLPDQSQALLRELHLLTREGHLNADALRKLKQVNHLVGLLRPAMDDVQARHPSPLVVDAGSGNAYLGFVVYELFLKDAQAGELLSIEGRPELTERAKGRAERLHFDRMRFQTAHIDAAQYPERIHVLMALHACDTATDDALVAAIKHGADHVAVVPCCQAEVAAQLKEKRAKPAGSMSLLFQHPMHRREFGSHLTNVIRALTLESFGYQVTVTELTGWEHSLKNELILGRRVHRDNRRAKLQLQALLAETGVQPRLTRLLGITPATTGAAPVELPDGPEVESALEPGPESDERQA is encoded by the coding sequence CTGCCCGTCGTCCACCGCGACGCTGAAGATGGGCATCGAGGGCCGCCTGCGCGAGGCCATCCCGGAAGTGATGGAAGTGGTGTCCGTCTGAGGCGCAACGTCAAGGCGCCGCAGGTCCGCAAGGAGCTGCTGCCGGACCAGTCCCAGGCCCTGCTGCGGGAGCTGCACCTGCTCACGCGCGAGGGCCACCTCAACGCGGACGCGCTGCGCAAGCTCAAGCAGGTCAACCACCTGGTGGGCCTCTTGCGCCCCGCCATGGACGACGTGCAGGCCCGCCACCCGAGCCCCCTCGTGGTGGACGCCGGCAGCGGCAACGCCTACCTGGGCTTCGTCGTCTACGAGCTGTTCCTCAAGGACGCGCAGGCCGGGGAGCTGCTCTCCATTGAAGGGCGCCCGGAGCTGACCGAAAGGGCGAAGGGCCGCGCGGAGCGGCTGCACTTCGACCGGATGCGCTTCCAGACGGCGCACATCGACGCGGCCCAGTACCCCGAGCGCATCCACGTGCTGATGGCGCTGCACGCGTGCGACACGGCCACGGACGACGCGCTGGTGGCCGCCATCAAGCACGGCGCGGACCACGTGGCGGTGGTGCCGTGCTGCCAGGCGGAGGTGGCCGCGCAGCTGAAGGAGAAGCGCGCGAAGCCGGCCGGCTCCATGTCGCTGCTCTTCCAGCACCCCATGCACCGGCGCGAGTTCGGCTCGCACCTGACGAACGTCATCCGCGCGCTGACGCTGGAGTCCTTCGGCTACCAGGTGACGGTGACGGAGCTGACGGGGTGGGAGCACTCGCTGAAGAACGAGCTCATCCTCGGGCGGCGCGTGCACCGCGACAACCGGCGCGCGAAGCTCCAGCTCCAGGCGCTGCTGGCGGAGACGGGCGTACAGCCCCGGCTCACGCGCCTGCTGGGCATCACCCCCGCGACGACGGGGGCGGCGCCGGTGGAACTGCCCGACGGTCCGGAAGTAGAATCCGCGCTGGAACCAGGGCCGGAGTCGGACGAACGTCAGGCGTGA
- a CDS encoding chemotaxis protein CheB produces MKKIRVLVVDDSPTMASTLTALLTEEPRIEVVGRAADGNRAVQLARLLRPDVITMDLLLPGLDGPAAIGHIMSQAPARILVVSAVAEQRGVDLGFQAMSAGALELIGKPNVTNADELRKWGRELAHSVCLMAEVPVISRRPRAAPPLPMPTGARVDVFGLVASTGGPPALAEVLSKLPKDLPVPVLIAQHITVGFTQGMVRWLSQVCPLHVTMARDGERLEPGRVYFPLDGHDLLVDSAGLARLQRTQGGPCPNGDVLLNSLAAAYGRRCGGGVLTGMGEDGARGLLAIRTAGGVTFAQDEASSVVYGMPRAALELKATDGGVPLSAVADLILQSCQRPTFRPSRPPEGGSR; encoded by the coding sequence ATGAAGAAGATCCGCGTGCTCGTGGTGGACGACTCGCCCACCATGGCCAGCACGCTCACCGCCCTCCTCACGGAGGAGCCTCGCATCGAGGTCGTGGGCCGGGCGGCGGACGGCAACCGCGCCGTGCAGCTCGCGCGTCTGCTGCGTCCGGACGTCATCACCATGGACCTGCTGCTGCCCGGCCTGGACGGCCCGGCGGCCATCGGCCACATCATGTCCCAGGCGCCCGCGCGCATCCTGGTCGTGAGCGCCGTGGCGGAGCAGCGGGGCGTGGACCTGGGCTTCCAGGCCATGAGCGCCGGGGCGCTGGAGCTCATCGGCAAGCCCAACGTCACCAACGCGGACGAGCTGCGCAAGTGGGGCCGGGAGCTGGCCCACTCGGTGTGCCTGATGGCGGAGGTGCCCGTCATCTCCCGCCGCCCGCGCGCCGCGCCGCCCCTGCCCATGCCCACCGGGGCGCGGGTGGACGTCTTCGGCCTGGTGGCCTCCACCGGCGGGCCCCCGGCGCTGGCGGAGGTGCTCTCCAAGCTGCCCAAGGACCTGCCGGTGCCGGTGCTCATCGCCCAGCACATCACCGTGGGCTTCACGCAGGGCATGGTGCGCTGGCTGTCGCAGGTGTGCCCGCTCCACGTCACCATGGCGCGCGACGGCGAGCGGCTGGAGCCGGGCCGGGTGTACTTCCCCCTGGACGGGCACGACCTGCTGGTGGACAGCGCGGGGCTGGCCCGCCTGCAGCGCACCCAGGGCGGGCCGTGCCCCAACGGGGACGTGCTCCTGAACTCGCTGGCGGCGGCGTACGGCCGGCGCTGTGGCGGCGGCGTCCTCACCGGCATGGGCGAGGACGGCGCGCGCGGCCTGCTGGCCATCCGCACCGCGGGGGGCGTCACCTTCGCGCAGGACGAGGCGTCGAGCGTCGTCTACGGCATGCCGCGCGCCGCGCTGGAGCTGAAGGCCACCGACGGGGGGGTGCCCCTGTCCGCGGTGGCGGACCTCATCCTACAAAGTTGCCAGCGCCCCACGTTCCGCCCTTCCCGCCCGCCGGAGGGTGGCTCACGATGA
- the clpA gene encoding ATP-dependent Clp protease ATP-binding subunit ClpA, which produces MAGPSIAKELQASFRTALDEARKMRHEYLTLEHLLLALTRDSRTREVLKSCGANVKRLQENLTSFLEETVERLPDDVDAEPQQTIGVERVLHRAAMHALSAEQKYIDGGDVLVAMFREEESQALFLLQQEGVTRLDLLNFISHGISKDGESDAAGDSKGAPAGDDEDGESSRKSPLEAYAVQLNVEAKAGRIDPLIGRDKELERTIQVLCRRRKNNPLYVGEAGVGKTAIAEGLALHITEGRVPAALKDAVVYSLDMGALLAGTKFRGQFEERLKGVLKALQELPDAILFIDEIHTIVGAGATSGGSMDASNLLKPALASGRLRCIGSTTFQEFKASFERDRALSRRFQKIEVDEPSVEDTIKVLEGLRSRYEEHHHVKYGEGALQAAAELAAKHINDRFLPDKAIDVIDESGAAERLKPDGVRTGVVTAHDVEQVVSKMAKIPAKSVSASEGVQIQNLDKELKGVIFGQDKAIEEMVSAIKLSRSGLRAPEKPIGSFLFSGPTGVGKTELAKQLALSLGVEFLRFDMSEYSEKHTVSRLIGAPPGYVGFDQGGLLTDAVRKHPYAVLVLDEIEKAHPDLFNILLQVMDHATLTDNNGRKADFRNIILILTTNAGAQEMSTKAMGFGDSQVVVDGSRAKKAIERTFTPEFRNRLDGWILFSGLPAEVILKVVDKEVRLLQKVLDEKKVKLELTPAARAWLAEHGYDPAFGARPMARLVDSSLKKQLAEALLFGALKGGGVARFDVVDDALKLVTESAEAVPA; this is translated from the coding sequence GTGGCAGGACCATCGATTGCCAAAGAGTTGCAGGCCAGCTTCCGCACCGCGCTCGACGAGGCGCGGAAGATGCGCCACGAATACCTGACGCTGGAGCACCTGCTCCTGGCCCTCACCCGTGACTCGCGCACCCGCGAGGTGCTCAAGTCCTGCGGCGCGAACGTCAAGCGCCTGCAGGAGAACCTGACCTCCTTCCTGGAGGAGACGGTCGAGCGGCTGCCCGACGACGTGGACGCCGAGCCCCAGCAGACCATCGGCGTGGAGCGCGTGCTCCACCGCGCCGCCATGCACGCCCTGTCCGCCGAACAGAAGTACATCGACGGGGGCGACGTGCTGGTCGCCATGTTCCGCGAGGAGGAGAGCCAGGCGCTCTTCCTGCTCCAGCAGGAGGGCGTCACCCGCCTGGACCTGCTCAACTTCATCTCCCACGGCATCAGCAAGGACGGCGAGTCCGACGCGGCCGGGGACAGCAAGGGCGCGCCCGCGGGGGACGACGAGGACGGCGAGTCCTCGCGCAAGAGCCCGCTGGAAGCGTACGCCGTGCAGCTCAACGTGGAGGCGAAGGCGGGCCGCATCGACCCGCTCATCGGCCGCGACAAGGAGCTGGAGCGCACCATCCAGGTGCTCTGCCGCCGCCGCAAGAACAACCCGCTCTACGTGGGTGAGGCCGGCGTGGGCAAGACGGCCATCGCGGAGGGCCTGGCGCTCCACATCACCGAAGGCCGCGTGCCGGCCGCGTTGAAGGACGCGGTCGTCTACTCGCTGGACATGGGCGCGCTGCTGGCGGGCACCAAGTTCCGCGGCCAGTTCGAGGAGCGCCTCAAGGGCGTGCTCAAGGCGCTGCAGGAGCTGCCGGACGCCATCCTCTTCATCGACGAGATCCACACCATCGTCGGGGCGGGGGCCACGAGCGGCGGGTCCATGGACGCGTCCAACCTGCTCAAGCCCGCGCTGGCGTCGGGCCGGCTGCGCTGCATCGGGTCCACGACGTTCCAGGAGTTCAAGGCGTCCTTCGAGCGCGACCGCGCGCTGTCCCGCCGCTTCCAGAAGATTGAAGTGGACGAGCCCAGCGTGGAGGACACCATCAAGGTCCTGGAGGGCCTGAGGAGCCGCTACGAGGAGCACCACCACGTGAAGTACGGCGAGGGGGCGCTCCAGGCGGCGGCGGAGCTGGCGGCCAAGCACATCAACGACCGGTTCCTGCCGGACAAGGCCATCGACGTCATCGACGAGTCGGGCGCGGCCGAGCGGCTGAAGCCGGACGGGGTGCGCACGGGCGTCGTCACCGCGCACGACGTGGAGCAGGTCGTCTCCAAGATGGCGAAGATTCCGGCCAAGAGCGTGTCCGCCAGCGAGGGCGTGCAGATTCAGAACCTCGACAAGGAGCTCAAGGGCGTCATCTTCGGCCAGGACAAGGCCATTGAAGAGATGGTCAGCGCCATCAAGCTGTCGCGCTCCGGCCTGCGCGCGCCGGAGAAGCCCATTGGCAGCTTCCTCTTCTCCGGCCCCACGGGCGTGGGCAAGACGGAGCTGGCCAAGCAGCTGGCGCTGAGCCTGGGCGTGGAGTTCCTGCGCTTCGACATGAGCGAGTACTCGGAGAAGCACACGGTGAGCCGGCTCATCGGCGCGCCCCCGGGCTACGTGGGCTTCGACCAGGGCGGCCTGCTCACGGACGCCGTGCGCAAGCACCCGTACGCGGTGCTGGTGCTGGATGAAATCGAGAAGGCCCACCCGGACCTCTTCAACATCCTGCTCCAGGTGATGGACCACGCGACGCTCACCGACAACAACGGGCGCAAGGCGGACTTCCGCAACATCATCCTCATCCTGACGACGAACGCGGGCGCGCAGGAGATGAGCACCAAGGCCATGGGCTTCGGTGACAGCCAGGTGGTGGTGGACGGCTCGCGGGCGAAGAAGGCCATCGAGCGCACCTTCACGCCGGAGTTCCGCAACCGGCTGGACGGCTGGATCCTCTTCTCCGGCCTGCCCGCGGAGGTCATCCTCAAGGTCGTGGACAAGGAAGTGCGCCTGCTCCAGAAGGTGCTCGACGAGAAGAAGGTCAAGCTGGAGCTCACGCCCGCCGCCCGCGCGTGGCTGGCGGAGCACGGGTACGACCCGGCCTTCGGCGCGCGCCCCATGGCGCGGCTGGTGGACAGCTCGCTCAAGAAGCAGCTCGCGGAGGCCCTGCTGTTCGGGGCCCTCAAGGGCGGCGGCGTCGCGCGCTTCGACGTGGTGGACGACGCGCTGAAGCTCGTCACCGAGTCCGCGGAGGCCGTCCCCGCTTAA